In one window of Deltaproteobacteria bacterium DNA:
- a CDS encoding helix-turn-helix domain-containing protein: MAEIMTTRELSPYLRLHEITICKYVEEGVIPGVRIGRVWRFDKAEIDKWIGESMANQKGKKMPKSKR; the protein is encoded by the coding sequence ATGGCCGAAATCATGACCACCAGAGAGCTGTCTCCCTATTTGCGGCTTCACGAAATCACTATCTGCAAGTATGTGGAAGAGGGGGTAATCCCGGGTGTGCGGATCGGCAGGGTCTGGAGGTTTGACAAGGCCGAAATCGACAAGTGGATAGGCGAGTCGATGGCAAACCAAAAAGGAAAGAAAATGCCGAAATCCAAGCGATGA
- a CDS encoding HNH endonuclease produces the protein MNKAEYSEYLNHPLWIKKKEEALRHYGRVCQRCGSSTDINVHHKTYSPGKMPWEYPIENFQVLCEECHRKKHNITPTTKICRTCGKQISDKYDYCFSCYKSLNLKMENRVRNLETQISAIGRETSAANANEIKRLREERETMLANMRRIQASLNSLQEDRQEVQTQDDHPEKRSNRKPEVFIVLIILGLLTGAFFFHTLRSESNTESTLVSEAVSTPPLRAVVSRSNEPKEIKALAKPDNDRMRLGENAKDFVPISQIYRHIGRVITTVAMVSQVIYAENGNVYLNLGGTYPNHKLALVIFKGDKVKFGDLKYFENRLISARGKLSEFMGRPQIIIRSPSQIEGL, from the coding sequence GTGAACAAGGCAGAGTATTCAGAATACCTAAACCACCCGCTTTGGATCAAGAAAAAAGAGGAAGCTTTACGTCACTATGGGAGAGTTTGCCAACGATGCGGATCTTCTACAGACATAAATGTCCATCACAAGACCTATTCACCCGGCAAAATGCCTTGGGAATATCCTATAGAAAATTTCCAGGTCTTGTGTGAAGAGTGTCATCGAAAAAAGCATAACATTACACCTACTACAAAGATTTGTAGAACCTGTGGAAAGCAAATCTCTGACAAATACGATTATTGTTTTTCTTGCTATAAAAGCCTTAATCTTAAAATGGAGAATCGTGTAAGAAACCTCGAAACCCAAATATCAGCGATCGGCAGAGAAACCTCAGCAGCAAATGCCAACGAAATAAAGCGGCTCAGAGAAGAACGCGAGACAATGCTTGCAAATATGAGGCGCATCCAGGCCAGCCTCAACAGCCTTCAAGAAGATAGACAAGAAGTGCAAACTCAAGATGATCATCCCGAAAAGAGATCGAACAGGAAGCCAGAGGTCTTTATCGTCCTTATCATCCTGGGTTTGTTAACGGGGGCTTTTTTCTTCCATACGCTGAGATCGGAATCAAACACAGAGTCAACGTTAGTCAGCGAAGCCGTTTCCACTCCACCGCTTAGGGCCGTAGTTTCTCGATCCAATGAGCCGAAGGAAATCAAAGCTCTTGCGAAACCTGATAACGATAGGATGCGGCTCGGAGAAAATGCAAAAGATTTTGTTCCAATCAGCCAGATATATCGGCATATTGGCAGGGTCATAACAACAGTGGCAATGGTTTCACAGGTCATTTATGCTGAAAACGGGAATGTTTATTTGAACCTCGGAGGAACCTACCCTAACCACAAGCTCGCATTGGTGATTTTCAAGGGAGACAAGGTAAAGTTCGGAGATCTGAAATACTTTGAAAACAGACTGATAAGCGCCAGAGGGAAGCTCAGCGAATTCATGGGTCGCCCCCAAATCATTATCAGAAGCCCGTCACAAATAGAAGGCTTATAG
- a CDS encoding thermonuclease family protein, translating to MPGYSVILALRGRQWRINFLKALVVFPLLLSIYPSTWWRWSGPVVHICDGDTITVLRGSERVRVRLYGIDTPERSQPSGENAAAFMSAQVFDKVVEIRKMDVDRYKRIVAVVSVGDLNINRLLVEYGYAWVYDRYCKAEFCAEWKLAEAEAREAKRGLWKNPKAVPPWEYRRSK from the coding sequence ATGCCAGGATATTCGGTCATTCTGGCTCTGAGAGGCAGACAATGGCGCATCAATTTCTTGAAGGCCCTTGTTGTTTTCCCGCTGCTGCTTTCTATTTATCCCTCCACGTGGTGGCGCTGGTCCGGACCGGTAGTGCATATATGTGACGGAGACACCATCACGGTCCTGAGAGGGTCGGAGAGGGTGAGGGTGCGTCTCTACGGTATCGACACCCCTGAGAGATCTCAGCCGTCCGGAGAAAACGCCGCGGCTTTCATGTCGGCGCAGGTCTTCGATAAGGTGGTAGAAATCCGGAAGATGGACGTCGACCGGTACAAAAGGATCGTGGCCGTCGTTTCGGTCGGGGACCTCAATATCAACCGTCTCCTTGTTGAATACGGCTACGCCTGGGTATATGATCGCTACTGCAAGGCGGAATTTTGCGCCGAATGGAAACTGGCCGAAGCGGAGGCCAGGGAGGCCAAACGCGGCTTGTGGAAGAACCCTAAAGCCGTCCCTCCATGGGAATACCGGCGGTCAAAGTAA
- a CDS encoding DUF262 domain-containing protein, with the protein MKIELKEITIEKLSNGFVDNEEQGVVAYGGNLDIRPPYQREFIYKDKQRDAVIDSVRKDFPLNVMYWAVREDGNYEVIDGQQRTLSICQYFNGDFSINGLAFHNLQDDQQRQILDYKLMIYFCSGTDSEKLDWFRIINIAGEEHTDQELRNAVYAGPWTADAKRYFSKTGCAAYGLASDYLRGSPIRQEYLETAISWRSGGKIEKYMSKHQHDENATPLWQYFQKVIGWAKATFPEYRREMKGVNWGTLYNQFKDEEFDTDKLEKQVAKLMMDDDVTRKPGVYPYVLDGDERHLNIRAFTPNMKREAYERQKGVCVKCKKRFAFEEMEGDHIKPWHEGGKTEVKNCQMLCKEDNRRKSGK; encoded by the coding sequence ATGAAGATCGAACTGAAAGAGATCACGATAGAGAAGCTGAGCAATGGCTTTGTGGATAACGAAGAACAGGGCGTCGTGGCCTACGGCGGAAATCTCGACATTCGTCCTCCCTATCAACGGGAGTTTATCTACAAAGACAAGCAGAGGGATGCGGTGATCGACAGTGTCCGGAAGGACTTTCCGTTGAATGTGATGTATTGGGCAGTGCGGGAGGACGGCAATTACGAAGTCATCGACGGCCAGCAGCGCACACTTTCCATATGCCAATACTTCAATGGAGACTTTTCAATCAACGGGCTGGCGTTCCACAACCTTCAGGATGACCAGCAAAGGCAGATTCTCGATTACAAACTGATGATCTACTTCTGTTCCGGGACTGACAGCGAAAAGTTGGACTGGTTCAGAATCATCAACATCGCTGGGGAGGAACATACCGATCAGGAATTGCGCAACGCCGTGTATGCAGGGCCGTGGACGGCCGATGCCAAGAGGTATTTCAGCAAGACGGGTTGCGCGGCCTATGGGCTGGCAAGCGACTATCTGCGGGGCAGTCCGATTCGGCAGGAGTATCTGGAAACGGCTATCTCTTGGCGTTCGGGTGGAAAGATTGAGAAGTACATGTCGAAGCACCAGCACGATGAGAACGCGACGCCACTGTGGCAGTACTTTCAGAAAGTCATCGGCTGGGCGAAAGCGACGTTCCCGGAGTATCGGCGAGAGATGAAGGGAGTGAATTGGGGAACTCTCTACAATCAGTTCAAGGACGAAGAGTTTGATACGGACAAGCTGGAGAAGCAGGTTGCCAAGCTTATGATGGATGATGATGTCACCAGGAAACCCGGAGTCTATCCGTATGTATTGGACGGGGATGAAAGGCATCTAAACATTCGTGCATTTACCCCAAACATGAAACGAGAAGCGTACGAGAGACAGAAGGGCGTCTGCGTGAAGTGCAAGAAGAGGTTCGCCTTTGAAGAGATGGAAGGCGATCACATTAAGCCATGGCACGAGGGCGGGAAGACGGAGGTAAAGAACTGCCAGATGCTCTGCAAGGAAGATAATCGAAGAAAATCGGGGAAATGA
- a CDS encoding adenine-specific methyltransferase EcoRI family protein — MSRKPSNRDLRAAAAAKKDEFYTQLTDIEKELRHYTKHFKGKTVLCNCDDPKVSNFFHYFSHNFEKLSLKKLITTCYRNCNADLFSKHNAESGIYLEYDGDKKGNRVPDPEEIGIYNFKGDGDFRSAECIDLLKQADIVVTNPPFSLFREYVEQLVKYKKKFLIIGHINAVHYKEIFKLIKVGKLWLGESIHSGDREFGVPDHYPLQAAGYRIDEKGNKYIRIKGVRWYTNMDNPNRHELLPLYKTYSAAEYPRYDNFDAIEVSKTSEIPCDYGGLMGVPDAFIDKYNPDQFELIGIPFGDLGKAIGVTRNYRGRTDIAITNDGKSRCPYSRIIIKRKK; from the coding sequence ATGTCGAGGAAGCCGTCCAATCGAGACCTTCGTGCCGCTGCGGCTGCGAAGAAGGATGAGTTTTACACCCAGCTCACGGACATAGAAAAAGAGCTACGGCATTACACAAAGCATTTCAAGGGGAAGACCGTCCTGTGCAACTGCGACGATCCAAAGGTAAGCAATTTTTTCCACTACTTCTCGCACAACTTCGAGAAGCTCAGCCTGAAAAAGCTTATCACGACCTGTTATAGGAATTGTAATGCCGACCTGTTCAGCAAGCACAATGCGGAGAGTGGAATCTACCTTGAATACGACGGAGACAAAAAAGGTAACCGCGTCCCTGATCCAGAGGAAATCGGCATCTACAATTTCAAAGGCGACGGCGATTTCCGTAGCGCGGAATGTATCGACCTGCTCAAGCAAGCGGACATCGTCGTCACCAATCCGCCCTTTTCCTTGTTTCGCGAGTACGTTGAGCAGTTGGTAAAGTATAAGAAGAAGTTCCTCATCATAGGGCATATTAACGCTGTTCACTACAAAGAGATCTTTAAGCTGATTAAGGTAGGTAAACTCTGGTTGGGGGAAAGCATCCATAGCGGCGATCGAGAATTTGGCGTGCCGGATCACTATCCCCTACAAGCAGCAGGTTATCGCATTGACGAGAAAGGCAACAAATACATCAGGATCAAGGGCGTTCGCTGGTATACCAATATGGACAACCCCAATCGCCATGAACTACTTCCGCTCTACAAGACATACTCTGCTGCCGAATACCCCCGCTACGACAATTTCGACGCGATCGAGGTCAGTAAAACTAGTGAAATACCTTGCGACTATGGCGGCTTGATGGGTGTTCCTGATGCTTTCATAGACAAATACAATCCCGATCAATTTGAACTCATCGGCATACCGTTCGGCGATCTAGGCAAAGCAATAGGCGTAACGAGGAATTATCGGGGTCGAACGGACATTGCGATTACCAACGACGGCAAATCACGTTGCCCATATTCAAGAATAATCATTAAGCGGAAGAAGTGA
- a CDS encoding DGQHR domain-containing protein, translating to MKKKKKASPLLCPAVRAKVLGVNVYRGFAKLCELAEVSRADIYDAQSNPKGTQRDLSAAHARDAYEYVKNHDLGFWPEVFLCARNNNVVTFQPLSDEMPDLGLLEIDLATAKNKSIIAISRVDGNHRLHYADGAESGYGRIEKVVSFCLAYDLSRAEEIQLFKDINKNQKPMNTSHLDGIEVRLTPQEELKKRNPELYIAQRLHRDSRSPLSGRIYEGGKKPVGVDIPLRGMKTGIQYMLSRSTQLPRLPDSEAKYRVIRNYFEAVKLWQPKAWAEPKAYILLRGSGLWAVCFLGAHVIDRALLQDQFKAKEMLAILKSGKNWDWSRKGDFIGLAGRGGALEISNRIAQKLTDDGRMSTDQLFDRIMADEKDS from the coding sequence ATGAAGAAGAAGAAGAAAGCATCTCCACTCCTGTGTCCCGCCGTTCGGGCTAAGGTTCTCGGCGTCAATGTGTATCGCGGATTTGCGAAGTTGTGTGAATTGGCAGAGGTTTCACGCGCAGACATCTATGACGCGCAGAGTAACCCGAAGGGAACGCAGAGAGACCTGAGCGCAGCGCATGCACGCGACGCCTACGAGTACGTCAAGAACCATGACTTGGGGTTTTGGCCGGAGGTCTTTTTGTGCGCCCGGAATAACAACGTGGTGACTTTCCAGCCACTCTCGGACGAGATGCCCGATCTCGGGTTACTGGAAATCGATCTCGCAACGGCCAAGAACAAGTCGATCATCGCCATTTCGCGTGTCGACGGGAACCACCGACTGCACTACGCCGATGGTGCCGAGTCGGGTTACGGTCGTATTGAGAAAGTGGTGTCCTTCTGTTTGGCTTACGACCTGAGTCGTGCGGAAGAAATTCAGCTGTTCAAGGACATCAACAAGAACCAGAAACCCATGAACACCAGCCACCTTGACGGGATTGAGGTTAGGTTGACGCCCCAAGAAGAACTCAAAAAGAGAAATCCTGAACTCTACATCGCACAACGTCTGCATCGGGACAGCAGAAGCCCCTTGAGTGGTCGCATATACGAAGGGGGCAAGAAACCTGTTGGCGTAGACATTCCCTTGCGAGGAATGAAGACGGGCATCCAGTACATGCTCTCGCGCTCCACTCAACTTCCACGCCTTCCGGATTCCGAGGCGAAATACCGAGTCATAAGAAACTATTTTGAGGCTGTCAAACTCTGGCAGCCCAAAGCATGGGCGGAGCCCAAGGCATATATCCTGCTGCGCGGGTCCGGGCTCTGGGCGGTTTGTTTCTTGGGCGCGCATGTGATCGACAGGGCGCTCTTACAGGATCAGTTCAAGGCGAAGGAAATGCTTGCCATTCTTAAGTCTGGAAAGAACTGGGACTGGAGTAGGAAGGGCGATTTCATCGGTCTCGCTGGCCGAGGTGGCGCTCTTGAAATCAGCAACCGCATTGCGCAGAAACTGACCGACGATGGCCGCATGTCCACCGACCAACTCTTTGATCGGATCATGGCAGACGAAAAGGACTCGTGA
- a CDS encoding restriction endonuclease, which produces MANVKPPGKTRLLAEGLIHAAMRILRDNGREMPIREVMARVEKEVDLSDWAKERFEKSGYIRWQSILHFYSIDCVKAGYLVKKKGVWYLTPEGEEAIEMGPAKLLDSATRAYRKWRAEQPSDTVPETDDAAADETSMAFEEVEQVAISGFEHYIGDLNAYEFQDLVAALLRGMGYYTPFIAPRGKDGGVDVMAYRDPLGTQSPRIQVQIKHRGTPASVQEVRQLMGLLQKEGDVGIFVSTGGFTPDAKTTARGSHVHVELIDLPRFITLWQEFYDKMSDTEKSLMPLTPIYFLAKKE; this is translated from the coding sequence ATGGCTAATGTAAAACCACCTGGCAAAACTCGTCTACTCGCTGAGGGTCTCATCCATGCGGCGATGCGCATCCTTCGCGACAACGGTAGAGAAATGCCTATACGCGAGGTCATGGCGCGCGTCGAGAAAGAAGTCGACCTGTCCGATTGGGCGAAGGAACGTTTCGAGAAGTCCGGGTACATACGGTGGCAGTCCATCCTCCACTTCTACAGCATTGACTGCGTCAAGGCCGGCTATCTTGTCAAAAAGAAGGGTGTGTGGTACCTAACACCTGAGGGTGAAGAAGCCATCGAGATGGGTCCGGCCAAGCTACTGGACTCCGCCACGCGTGCATACCGGAAATGGCGGGCGGAGCAGCCTTCCGATACGGTACCAGAAACCGATGACGCGGCCGCCGACGAGACATCCATGGCGTTTGAGGAGGTCGAGCAAGTCGCCATATCGGGCTTCGAACACTACATCGGCGATCTGAACGCATACGAATTTCAAGATCTTGTTGCTGCGCTCCTTCGCGGAATGGGTTACTATACGCCCTTCATTGCGCCCCGAGGCAAAGACGGCGGGGTGGATGTCATGGCCTACAGGGACCCCCTCGGAACACAATCCCCACGGATCCAAGTGCAGATCAAACATCGTGGTACCCCAGCGTCCGTTCAAGAGGTCAGACAGTTGATGGGGTTGTTACAGAAAGAGGGAGATGTGGGCATCTTTGTTTCGACAGGAGGGTTCACCCCTGACGCCAAGACCACTGCCAGAGGATCACATGTTCACGTCGAATTGATCGACCTCCCCCGGTTCATCACGCTCTGGCAAGAGTTCTATGACAAAATGTCGGACACAGAAAAGAGCCTGATGCCGCTGACCCCGATCTATTTTCTCGCGAAGAAAGAATAG